One part of the Mytilus trossulus isolate FHL-02 chromosome 11, PNRI_Mtr1.1.1.hap1, whole genome shotgun sequence genome encodes these proteins:
- the LOC134689563 gene encoding C-type lectin domain family 4 member K-like, whose protein sequence is MEIVVVVTLSFLVYICNGNVFGPSTQSAAEADTTETGIHSDINVLKDNMHELLKRVSKNENEIASLKKENQYLTNELENTRRQFQCEINMLHENCNGQQQLLNDTKTKIMDRSSSFKETMKELKNRVDKLERVERKRSDENKTEWKDKPVQASCGNGWKRHANNCYYFSTSSANWTESKRNCMQNNSRLADTLSRSEIDFLKNNTAKYKKNFWLDGTDESEEGVWVWATSGQKFTINDWHSSEPNNYGDAENCLNMHKNHDYQWNDAGCSQRLSYICKKPLM, encoded by the exons ATGGAAATTGTAGTAGTCGTTACATTATCTTTTCTGGTATATATCTGTAACGGTAATGTGTTTGGTCCTAGTACACAAAGTGCTGCGGAGGCGGATACAACGGAGACGGGAATACATTCGGacataaatgttttgaaagacaatatGCATGAGCTACTTAAAAGAGTCTCTAAAAACGAAAACGAAATTGCAtcgctaaaaaaagaaaatcagtaTCTGACAAATGAACTTGAAAACACAAGGCGTCAATTTCAATGCGAAATCAACATGTTACATGAAAACTGTAACGGGCAGCAACAACTATTAAATGATACTAAAACGAAGATTATGGATCGTTCGTCTTCATTTAAAGAAACTATGAAAGAATTGAAGAATCGTGTTGATAAGTTAGAAAGGGTGGAAAGGAAAAGATCGGACGAAAACAAAACAGAATGGAAGGACAAACCAG TTCAAGCGTCATGTGGTAATGGTTGGAAAAGGCATGCAAACAATTGTTACTACTTCAGTACGTCTTCTGCAAACTGGACTGAATCCAAG AGAAATTGTATGCAAAACAATAGTAGGCTTGCAGACACATTATCAAGAAGTGAGATCGATTTTCTTAAGAATAATAcggcaaaatataaaaaaa atttCTGGCTTGATGGGACGGATGAGTCTGAAGAAGGTGTTTGGGTGTGGGCAACAAGTGGACAGAAGTTTACCATAAATGATTGGCATAGCTCTGAACCTAACAATTATGGTGATGCTGAGAATTGTTTAAACATGCATAAAAACCATGACTACCAATGGAATGATGCTGGATGTTCTCAGCGATTAAGTTACATTTGTAAAAAGCC ATTGATGTGA
- the LOC134689774 gene encoding uncharacterized protein LOC134689774 codes for MMQAQIVIPLAPKRSTDNVTLNYQKTVKTCAETVEGCILLPAGKVVLSCFQQGILTFLSENGETDFNLSMKPRPYGMTSIDNNTIAVSADGCVPNVISVVNTDTKLVENKIPIDSEAHGIVSKEGKIIFCAGKKGIRMVNLKTNDISTILECELDDFSSVTTFYDNIFFTNRHAQTITCCDFSGNICWNFHERDILNVPKSLAVDKNGNIFVADMGQSKVLIISPDGKEHKQLLSSDDGLRRPTSICRVHDTYMKTLMLKWLMYFN; via the coding sequence ATGATGCAAGCCCAGATCGTGATACCGCTAGCTCCTAAACGAAGCACAGACAACGTAACGCTCAACTACCAAAAAACGGTTAAGACATGTGCAGAAACTGTTGAAGGTTGTATTTTATTACCAGCTGGCAAAGTTGTACTTTCTTGTTTCCAGCAAGGTATTTTGACGTTTCTGAGTGAAAACGGTGAAACAGATTTCAACCTTAGTATGAAACCTCGACCATATGGAATGACATCTATTGATAACAACACAATTGCCGTCTCTGCTGATGGTTGTGTGCCAAACGTTATCAGTGTAGTAAATACAGACACAAAATTGGTCGAAAACAAAATTCCTATCGATTCTGAAGCACACGGTATCGTGTCTAAGGAAGGTAAAATAATCTTTTGTGCTGGAAAAAAGGGCATTCGAATGGTTAATCTTAAAACCAATGATATTTCCACCATTTTGGAATGTGAACTGGATGATTTTTCAAGTGTTACAACATTCTacgacaacattttttttactaatagaCATGCCCAGACAATAACATGTTGTGATTTTAGTGGAAATATATGTTGGAACTTCCATGAAAGAGATATTCTTAATGTACCAAAAAGTCTGGCTGTTGACAAAAATGGCAACATATTTGTTGCAGACATGGGCCAGAGTAAGGTCCTGATTATATCCCCAGACGGGAAAGAACATAAACAGCTTCTATCGTCTGACGATGGTTTAAGAAGGCCCACAAGTATATGTAGAGTACATGATACTTATATGAAAACATTAATGTTAAAATGGTTAATGTACTtcaattga